One genomic region from Ornithinicoccus hortensis encodes:
- a CDS encoding DUF1365 domain-containing protein, with protein sequence MRAVPPALPAVVRGRVAHRRLSPVRHDVGMTGYLWLVDLAEVPSPRLVAAFPTRGHFDPEDPRPIRDKVVDFAVATGRATAPGPEDRVLMLAGARTLGHEFNPLSVHWCVAPDGTVRWSVLEVHNTYGQRHAQLLEPDRSGRASVPKEFYVSPFLSVDGRYAVRLHLSPDRVSVSVVLHQDGAPVLAASFTGRPRPATRRELARALLRTPLVMHQTSARIRLHGSWLWLRRLPVFPRPSSPHTSIPTPSTRRPA encoded by the coding sequence GTGAGGGCCGTACCCCCGGCCCTCCCGGCCGTCGTGCGCGGTCGGGTCGCCCACCGCAGGCTCTCCCCGGTCCGCCACGACGTCGGGATGACCGGATACCTGTGGCTGGTCGACCTGGCCGAGGTTCCGTCCCCCCGCCTGGTCGCCGCCTTCCCCACCCGGGGGCACTTCGACCCCGAGGACCCCCGCCCGATCCGGGACAAGGTGGTCGACTTCGCGGTCGCCACGGGTCGGGCCACGGCACCCGGCCCGGAGGACCGGGTGCTGATGCTCGCCGGCGCGCGCACGCTGGGGCACGAGTTCAACCCGCTGTCGGTGCACTGGTGCGTGGCCCCCGACGGGACGGTGCGGTGGTCGGTGCTGGAGGTGCACAACACCTACGGGCAGCGGCACGCCCAGCTGCTCGAGCCCGACCGGAGCGGCCGGGCCTCGGTGCCCAAGGAGTTCTACGTCTCCCCGTTCCTGTCCGTCGACGGGCGGTATGCCGTGCGCCTGCACCTCTCCCCGGACCGGGTGTCCGTCTCCGTGGTGCTCCACCAGGACGGTGCCCCGGTGCTGGCGGCCTCGTTCACCGGTCGGCCCCGGCCGGCCACCCGGCGCGAGCTGGCCAGGGCACTGCTGCGCACCCCGCTGGTGATGCACCAGACCAGCGCCCGGATCCGGCTGCACGGCAGCTGGCTGTGGCTGCGCCGACTCCCCGTGTTCCCTCGACCCAGCTCACCGCATACGAGCATCCCGACCCCGTCCACCAGGAGACCCGCATGA
- a CDS encoding NAD(P)/FAD-dependent oxidoreductase: protein MVDGRPTAAVIGSGVSGLTAAHVLSGSHRVTLLEGDDRFGGHAHTHAVTDSAGRSQRIDSGFIVHNERTYPHLLRLFGELGVRTRETEMSMSVTCGGCGLSYAGGRGPRGILAQPRRAADPRFVRLLTEVPRFHRLARRLLGAGEDDVAADDAGDAARGQGSLTWGQFLRAGGFSRYFVQHFAVPLVACVWSANGQDARDYPARHLFAFLDHHGMLSVTGSPTWRTVVGGSASYVDALVARVPVARSGAPVLAVERHDDGVDVRTGDGTTATFDRVVVATHADDALALLADASAEEKSALSAIGYSTNRTVLHRHPAVLPDRRQARASWNYRLEDCAGGDRPVLVSYWMNRLHGLDSPDDFVVTLNPGDTVPGRAVVAEMTYRHPVFTHVAVAAAGVLRGAGGPRLAFAGAHLGWGFHEDGCRSGVQAAERLGATW from the coding sequence ATGGTTGACGGGCGACCGACCGCGGCCGTCATCGGCAGCGGCGTGTCCGGGCTGACCGCAGCACACGTCCTGTCGGGCAGCCACCGGGTGACCCTCCTCGAGGGCGATGACCGGTTCGGCGGGCACGCGCACACCCACGCGGTGACCGACTCGGCCGGCCGGTCGCAGCGGATCGACAGCGGCTTCATCGTGCACAACGAGCGCACCTACCCGCACCTGCTGCGGTTGTTCGGCGAGCTCGGGGTCCGGACCCGGGAGACCGAGATGAGCATGTCGGTCACCTGCGGCGGGTGCGGTCTGTCGTATGCCGGGGGCCGGGGACCGCGCGGCATCCTCGCCCAGCCCCGGCGGGCCGCGGACCCGCGGTTCGTGCGGCTGCTCACCGAGGTGCCGCGCTTCCACCGGCTGGCCCGGCGGCTGCTCGGGGCGGGCGAGGACGACGTGGCCGCGGACGACGCCGGCGACGCCGCCCGCGGTCAGGGCTCCCTCACCTGGGGCCAGTTCCTGCGGGCCGGCGGGTTCAGCCGCTACTTCGTGCAGCACTTCGCGGTCCCGCTGGTCGCCTGCGTCTGGTCCGCCAACGGGCAGGACGCCCGCGACTATCCGGCCCGGCACCTGTTCGCCTTCCTGGACCACCACGGGATGCTGTCGGTCACCGGCTCCCCCACCTGGCGGACGGTGGTCGGCGGGTCGGCCAGCTACGTCGACGCGCTCGTCGCCCGGGTGCCGGTCGCGCGCAGCGGTGCCCCCGTCCTCGCCGTCGAGCGGCACGACGACGGGGTGGACGTGCGCACCGGCGACGGGACCACCGCCACCTTCGACCGGGTGGTGGTCGCGACCCACGCCGACGACGCCCTGGCCCTGCTGGCCGACGCGAGCGCCGAGGAGAAGTCGGCCCTGTCGGCCATCGGGTACTCCACCAACCGCACGGTGCTGCACCGGCACCCGGCCGTGCTGCCCGACCGCCGCCAGGCCCGGGCCTCCTGGAACTACCGGCTCGAGGACTGCGCCGGCGGGGACCGTCCGGTCCTTGTCAGCTACTGGATGAACCGGCTGCACGGGCTGGACTCCCCCGACGACTTCGTGGTCACCCTCAACCCGGGGGACACCGTGCCGGGACGTGCCGTGGTCGCGGAGATGACCTACCGGCACCCCGTGTTCACCCACGTCGCGGTCGCCGCGGCAGGGGTACTGCGCGGTGCGGGAGGACCGCGCCTGGCGTTCGCCGGGGCGCACCTGGGTTGGGGATTCCACGAGGACGGGTGCCGCTCCGGCGTGCAGGCCGCGGAGCGGCTCGGGGCGACCTGGTGA
- a CDS encoding MerR family transcriptional regulator has product MYTIKRAAEQTGVPVATLRAWERRYGVVSPARTESGYRVYDEEALRRLTRMRDLVAQGWAPKQAAEQVLGDASAPGGERGPADPGDAGEVPADAAARFVDAAARLDGVAIAAVLDEVMAHASFEAFADGWLMPALTELGEAWSRGTVSVSGEHLAAHAVLRRLAAAYEAAGRPSAGHPVLIGLPAGAHHELGALAFATAARRQGVDVLYTGPDLPADGWVDGVRRHGAVAAVVAVPMGVDVPAAQEAVDALRAADPDLLVAVGGAHHGVLRGALGLGHTITGGAARLVAELTDRDRAAGGRAGHRTGLTSPA; this is encoded by the coding sequence ATGTACACGATCAAGCGCGCCGCCGAGCAGACCGGGGTCCCGGTCGCGACGCTGCGCGCCTGGGAGCGGCGCTACGGCGTCGTCTCGCCGGCCCGCACGGAGAGCGGCTACCGGGTGTACGACGAGGAGGCACTGCGCCGGCTGACCCGGATGCGCGACCTGGTCGCCCAGGGGTGGGCGCCCAAGCAGGCCGCCGAGCAGGTGCTGGGCGACGCCTCCGCGCCGGGGGGCGAGCGGGGCCCTGCTGACCCCGGTGACGCCGGTGAGGTGCCGGCCGATGCCGCGGCCCGGTTCGTGGACGCGGCGGCGCGGCTCGACGGGGTGGCGATCGCGGCGGTGCTCGACGAGGTGATGGCCCACGCCAGCTTCGAGGCATTCGCCGACGGGTGGTTGATGCCGGCGCTGACCGAGCTGGGGGAGGCCTGGAGCCGTGGCACGGTCTCGGTCAGCGGCGAGCACCTCGCGGCCCACGCGGTCCTGCGCAGGCTCGCCGCCGCCTACGAAGCGGCGGGACGACCCTCCGCCGGTCACCCGGTCCTGATCGGGCTGCCCGCCGGTGCGCACCACGAGCTGGGTGCCCTGGCGTTCGCGACGGCCGCCCGGCGGCAGGGGGTCGACGTGCTCTACACCGGACCGGACCTGCCCGCCGACGGCTGGGTCGACGGGGTACGCCGGCACGGTGCCGTGGCCGCGGTCGTGGCGGTGCCGATGGGGGTGGACGTCCCCGCAGCACAGGAAGCCGTCGACGCGCTCCGCGCCGCCGACCCCGACCTGCTGGTCGCGGTCGGCGGCGCGCACCACGGTGTGCTGCGGGGTGCCCTCGGGCTGGGGCACACGATCACCGGCGGTGCGGCCCGGCTGGTCGCCGAGCTCACCGACCGGGACCGTGCTGCCGGGGGCCGTGCCGGTCACCGGACCGGTCTCACATCTCCGGCATGA
- a CDS encoding fasciclin domain-containing protein → MPTPTTEGTTMRTLRTKKSLLALVAASALALSACGGDGDDGDAGMDDMPGNEQSEGNAADDGTAEDDMATEEGMAGEDDMAEETTEDMAAGGNLVGPGCAAYAEAVPDGAGSVEGMAQDPVAVAASNNPLLTTLVAAVSGELNPDVDLVDTLNGDEFTVFAPVDDAFAAVDQETLDALSTDADLLTTVLTYHVVPGQLSPEEVVGEQTTVQGGTVEVAGEGDSLTVNDATVICGGVETENATVYLIDAVLMPEM, encoded by the coding sequence ATGCCGACACCCACCACGGAAGGAACCACCATGCGCACCCTGCGTACCAAGAAGTCCCTGCTGGCCCTCGTCGCTGCCTCGGCCCTGGCCCTCTCTGCCTGCGGCGGCGACGGGGACGACGGCGACGCCGGCATGGACGACATGCCCGGCAACGAGCAGTCCGAGGGCAACGCCGCCGACGACGGCACGGCCGAGGACGACATGGCCACCGAGGAGGGCATGGCCGGTGAGGACGACATGGCCGAGGAGACGACCGAGGACATGGCGGCCGGCGGCAACCTCGTCGGGCCCGGCTGCGCCGCCTACGCGGAAGCGGTGCCGGACGGCGCCGGGTCGGTCGAGGGCATGGCCCAGGACCCGGTGGCGGTCGCGGCGAGCAACAATCCGCTGCTCACCACGCTGGTCGCCGCGGTGTCCGGCGAGCTGAACCCGGACGTCGACCTGGTCGACACCCTCAACGGGGACGAATTCACCGTGTTCGCCCCGGTCGACGACGCGTTCGCGGCGGTCGACCAGGAGACCCTCGACGCGCTCTCCACCGACGCCGACCTGCTGACCACGGTGCTCACCTATCACGTGGTGCCCGGCCAACTGTCTCCCGAGGAGGTCGTCGGCGAGCAGACGACCGTGCAGGGCGGCACCGTCGAGGTGGCTGGCGAGGGCGACTCGCTGACGGTCAACGACGCCACCGTGATCTGCGGGGGCGTCGAGACCGAGAACGCCACGGTCTACCTGATCGACGCCGTCCTCATGCCGGAGATGTGA
- a CDS encoding molybdopterin-dependent oxidoreductase — MVAMAVVGVGGLWWMLRTLRPTSAHPTDARTASPPVPQTWAERAPGRTRVLLTDDMAGREVPPGFDRRAFLRAAGTVAAVGAVGGAGARLGAGPAASGARDTLTLPSPAEAAPPVPTGVTFEVPGLTPYLSSNADFYRVDTALTVPDVPLEGYLLRIHGLVDTPLELSFADLLERRLVERRITLTCVSNPVGGDLVDNATWLGIPMRDLLEEAGVQAGADAVKSTSADDFTAGTPLSALTDDRGALLAIGMNGEPLPLEHGFPVRMVTPGLYGYVSATKWLVDLEVTRFADFTPYWTDRGYAEQAPIKLSSRIDVPGPFAQLGAGRAVVAGVAWAQPRGIERVEVRVGDGEWQDAELAEEDSTHTWRPWRWEWEAAPGTHRLEVRATDRTGDTQTSQRAPVAPDGSTGWHNVTVTVT, encoded by the coding sequence GTGGTGGCGATGGCCGTGGTCGGGGTCGGGGGTCTGTGGTGGATGCTGCGGACCCTCCGCCCCACGAGCGCCCACCCCACCGACGCCAGGACCGCCTCGCCTCCCGTCCCGCAGACCTGGGCGGAGCGCGCACCGGGCCGGACCCGGGTGCTGCTCACCGACGACATGGCTGGCAGGGAGGTGCCGCCCGGCTTCGACCGGCGCGCCTTCCTCCGGGCCGCAGGAACGGTCGCGGCGGTCGGCGCCGTCGGGGGCGCAGGGGCCCGACTCGGCGCCGGCCCCGCGGCCTCGGGGGCACGGGACACCCTGACCCTTCCCTCCCCGGCCGAGGCTGCGCCACCGGTGCCGACCGGGGTGACCTTCGAGGTCCCCGGTCTGACGCCGTACCTGAGCAGCAACGCCGACTTCTACCGGGTCGACACGGCCCTCACCGTGCCCGACGTGCCGCTCGAGGGCTACCTGCTGCGGATCCACGGATTGGTCGACACCCCGCTGGAGCTCAGCTTCGCCGACTTGCTCGAGCGCAGGCTCGTCGAGCGCCGGATCACCCTGACCTGCGTGTCCAACCCGGTCGGCGGCGACCTCGTGGACAACGCGACCTGGCTCGGCATACCGATGCGCGACCTGCTCGAGGAGGCCGGCGTGCAGGCCGGCGCCGACGCCGTGAAGTCCACCAGCGCCGACGACTTCACCGCCGGCACCCCGCTCTCGGCGCTGACCGACGACCGCGGGGCCCTGCTGGCCATCGGGATGAACGGTGAGCCGCTCCCCCTGGAGCACGGCTTCCCGGTCCGGATGGTCACGCCCGGCCTGTACGGCTACGTCTCCGCCACCAAGTGGCTGGTCGACCTGGAGGTCACCCGGTTTGCCGACTTCACCCCCTACTGGACCGACCGTGGGTATGCCGAGCAGGCCCCGATCAAGCTGTCCTCCCGGATCGACGTGCCCGGCCCGTTCGCCCAACTGGGCGCCGGCCGCGCCGTCGTCGCGGGCGTCGCCTGGGCACAGCCCCGGGGGATCGAGCGGGTCGAGGTCCGCGTCGGCGACGGCGAATGGCAGGACGCCGAATTGGCCGAGGAGGACTCCACCCATACCTGGCGCCCCTGGCGCTGGGAGTGGGAGGCCGCCCCCGGCACCCACCGCCTGGAGGTCCGCGCGACGGACCGGACCGGCGACACACAGACGTCCCAGCGGGCCCCAGTAGCGCCCGACGGGTCGACCGGATGGCACAACGTGACGGTCACCGTCACCTGA
- a CDS encoding HNH endonuclease signature motif containing protein: MAVQPVGSEEESAADAHALDVGPGTAGTAPAPASHPLEAMVDTVEAAIHATDRSAWEGLAEPEIRALYGRLSRVCEQLSAHRMTAARVLDAAGTAAKDGATSTGSMLGADFGGDRRTGDDLVRLGNNLSRAKAVATEEGFATGAISQAQADVIAGILSRLPDDVTPQDREMAENTLLAEAPTMSLRDLRRRGDRISEVFRSTVEQADADEEAIVKAREARARARTEFWLRDSGNGTYRGGFTIPTLQGEMLKTMLEASAAPRRDHIRTRAQCGAGEPGPVPDERTYPQKLGQAFCALIEHVPTDGFAHAGGSAAVIAVSLSWEKLASGTGCGSTSTGVRLSAGEIRRLACTHKLLPQVFNGTSLPLDHGTTKRLFDWHQRVAYAQRDQGCATPGCDRPPAWCEVHHAGDAWAAGGPTDLDQGVMLCPFHHHQLHQGLWVIRFNPRDGIPEFRKPLGTTGPGDTGRGAVWRRNTRYKPPRDLGAAPETA, encoded by the coding sequence GTGGCGGTCCAGCCAGTCGGGTCGGAGGAGGAATCGGCCGCGGACGCTCACGCCCTCGACGTGGGCCCTGGCACCGCCGGCACCGCACCGGCGCCGGCCTCCCACCCGCTCGAGGCCATGGTCGACACCGTGGAGGCAGCGATCCATGCGACGGACCGCTCAGCCTGGGAGGGCCTGGCCGAGCCCGAGATCCGGGCCCTGTACGGCCGACTGAGCCGGGTCTGTGAGCAACTGTCGGCGCACCGGATGACCGCCGCCCGGGTCCTGGACGCGGCGGGGACCGCCGCCAAGGACGGGGCGACCTCGACGGGATCCATGCTCGGCGCCGACTTCGGCGGAGACCGGCGTACCGGCGACGATCTGGTCCGGCTCGGCAACAACCTGTCGAGGGCGAAGGCCGTCGCCACCGAGGAAGGATTTGCCACCGGGGCGATCAGCCAGGCCCAGGCCGACGTGATCGCCGGGATACTCAGCCGCCTCCCGGACGATGTCACGCCGCAGGACCGCGAGATGGCCGAGAACACCCTGTTGGCCGAAGCACCCACGATGAGCCTGCGCGACCTGCGCCGGCGGGGTGATCGGATCAGTGAGGTGTTCCGGAGCACCGTCGAGCAGGCCGACGCCGACGAGGAGGCGATCGTGAAGGCGCGGGAGGCCCGCGCCCGCGCCAGGACCGAGTTCTGGCTGCGCGACAGCGGCAACGGGACCTATCGGGGCGGATTCACGATTCCGACCCTGCAGGGCGAGATGCTCAAGACCATGCTCGAGGCATCCGCTGCTCCGCGCAGGGACCACATCCGCACCCGGGCCCAGTGCGGCGCGGGCGAGCCGGGTCCGGTGCCGGATGAACGGACGTATCCGCAGAAGCTCGGGCAGGCCTTCTGCGCGCTGATCGAGCACGTGCCCACCGACGGGTTCGCCCACGCCGGCGGCTCAGCTGCGGTGATCGCAGTCTCCCTGTCCTGGGAGAAGCTGGCTTCGGGAACCGGGTGCGGCAGTACGAGCACCGGGGTCCGCCTCTCCGCCGGGGAGATCCGCCGGCTGGCCTGCACCCACAAGCTCCTCCCGCAGGTCTTCAACGGCACGAGCCTGCCCCTGGACCACGGCACGACGAAGCGACTGTTCGACTGGCACCAACGAGTCGCCTACGCCCAACGGGACCAGGGATGTGCCACCCCCGGATGCGACCGACCGCCGGCCTGGTGCGAGGTCCACCACGCGGGCGACGCCTGGGCCGCCGGGGGCCCGACCGACCTCGACCAGGGCGTGATGCTCTGTCCGTTCCACCACCACCAGCTCCACCAGGGCCTCTGGGTGATCCGCTTCAACCCGCGTGACGGCATCCCCGAGTTCCGCAAACCGCTGGGGACCACGGGACCCGGCGATACCGGCAGGGGCGCGGTGTGGAGACGCAACACCCGGTACAAGCCACCCCGGGACCTCGGGGCGGCACCCGAGACAGCCTGA
- a CDS encoding LLM class flavin-dependent oxidoreductase has product MPNPAHRIPLSVLELAPRSRGMSPADALAESTKLAQEVDRLGYHRLWVAEHHGSEAFMASATSLLLGHIAEHTGRIRLGSGGVMLPNHSPLMVAEYYGTLATLYGDRFDLGLGRAPGTDPMTAAALQRGSGQLDTFARDVLDLVGYLGDPDGERKVRALPGEGTKVPLWMLGSSTGGAQVAALLGLPFSFASHFAPQQMTEAIALYRERFQADADTAQVDRPTVMAGVNVLVAPTTEEAEFLFSTARLMAARIRTGQPAPLDPPVEDLGSVLPQGVLELTSGLHSFRAVGTPEEVVDRLEAIVAEHDLDELIITTYTYDPELRRRSFRLLADAWGLPESSA; this is encoded by the coding sequence ATGCCGAACCCTGCCCACCGCATACCCCTGTCCGTCCTCGAGCTGGCCCCGCGGTCCCGGGGCATGTCCCCGGCCGACGCCCTGGCCGAGTCGACGAAGCTGGCGCAGGAGGTGGACCGGCTGGGGTACCACCGGTTGTGGGTGGCCGAACACCACGGCAGCGAGGCGTTCATGGCGTCGGCGACCTCACTGCTCCTCGGGCACATCGCCGAGCACACCGGGCGGATCCGGCTCGGCTCGGGCGGGGTGATGCTGCCCAACCACTCCCCGCTGATGGTGGCGGAGTACTACGGCACCCTCGCCACGCTCTACGGCGACCGGTTCGACCTCGGCCTCGGACGGGCGCCGGGCACCGACCCGATGACGGCCGCGGCGCTGCAACGCGGGTCCGGGCAGCTGGACACGTTCGCGCGGGACGTGCTGGACCTGGTGGGCTACCTGGGCGACCCCGACGGTGAGCGCAAGGTGCGGGCGCTGCCCGGCGAGGGCACCAAGGTGCCGTTGTGGATGTTGGGCTCCTCCACCGGCGGCGCCCAGGTGGCCGCCCTGCTCGGGCTGCCGTTCTCCTTCGCCAGCCACTTCGCGCCGCAGCAGATGACCGAGGCGATCGCGCTCTACCGGGAGCGGTTCCAGGCCGACGCCGACACCGCCCAGGTGGACCGCCCGACCGTGATGGCCGGCGTCAACGTCCTGGTCGCCCCCACCACCGAGGAGGCGGAGTTCCTCTTCAGCACGGCCCGACTGATGGCCGCACGGATCCGCACCGGTCAGCCCGCGCCGCTCGACCCGCCGGTCGAGGACCTCGGCTCCGTCCTGCCGCAGGGGGTCCTCGAGCTCACGTCCGGGCTGCACTCCTTCCGCGCGGTCGGCACGCCGGAGGAGGTGGTGGACCGGTTGGAGGCCATCGTGGCCGAACACGACCTGGACGAGTTGATCATCACGACCTACACCTACGACCCGGAGCTGCGCCGCCGGTCCTTCCGGCTGCTCGCCGACGCGTGGGGTCTCCCGGAGTCGTCCGCCTGA
- a CDS encoding OsmC family protein, with the protein MLEHTFPTTVTWSGSTAEGLRHYTRNHTGTAGPGLELELTADPHFRGVADRLNPEQLVVLAASSCQMLSFLAVAARERLDVVAYTDDALGRMPMARTGMRISTITLRPRIVLAAGSDTSRIAELTQRAHEECFIANSLNSAITVEPVVEIADPEPSTE; encoded by the coding sequence ATGCTCGAACACACCTTCCCGACGACCGTGACCTGGAGCGGCTCCACCGCCGAGGGGCTGCGCCACTACACCCGCAACCACACCGGCACGGCGGGGCCGGGCCTCGAATTGGAGCTGACCGCCGACCCGCACTTCCGCGGGGTGGCCGACCGGCTCAACCCCGAGCAGCTCGTCGTCCTCGCCGCGAGCAGCTGCCAGATGCTGTCCTTCCTCGCCGTCGCCGCCCGCGAGCGGCTGGACGTCGTGGCCTACACCGACGACGCGCTCGGACGGATGCCGATGGCCCGGACCGGGATGCGGATCAGCACGATCACCCTGCGCCCCCGGATCGTCCTGGCAGCGGGCAGCGACACCAGCCGGATCGCGGAGCTCACCCAGCGCGCCCACGAGGAGTGCTTCATCGCCAACTCGTTGAACAGCGCCATCACCGTCGAGCCGGTCGTCGAGATCGCCGACCCGGAACCGTCCACCGAGTGA
- a CDS encoding alpha/beta hydrolase — MDIRELRPPVPDGPFPPPTHYPPISTTGVRGARSWTGLTYAFVHGFRPLTLDLHVPTGASGPVPLVVWIHGGGWVEGDRRYVPLQWGQQTLFDTVVGAGMAVATVDYRLLAEEPFPAPVHDCFAALRYLRRYAPDLGVDPGRVGVWGESAGAQLAALLAFAGSRPYADPHLVGDLGVGSGPVDTRAAVLFYGPDRLEEFAADDGGAPFLGAAAFQGDPDVLRAMAPAEHVHGAVPPTLLMHGASDGVVGVEHSERLHAALLGAGVDSTLEITPGADHCFIGTPIGPHLDRAVAHLRQHLR, encoded by the coding sequence ATGGACATCCGTGAACTGCGCCCGCCCGTCCCGGACGGGCCGTTCCCGCCGCCGACGCACTACCCGCCGATCAGCACCACCGGGGTGCGGGGCGCCCGGTCCTGGACCGGCCTGACCTATGCCTTCGTCCACGGCTTCCGTCCGCTGACGCTCGACCTGCACGTGCCGACCGGCGCGTCGGGTCCGGTGCCGCTCGTGGTGTGGATCCACGGCGGCGGCTGGGTCGAGGGTGACCGGCGCTACGTGCCGTTGCAGTGGGGGCAGCAGACCCTCTTCGACACGGTGGTCGGGGCCGGCATGGCGGTCGCCACGGTCGACTACCGGTTGCTCGCCGAGGAGCCCTTCCCGGCCCCGGTCCACGACTGCTTCGCCGCGCTGCGCTACCTGCGCCGTTATGCCCCGGATCTGGGCGTGGACCCCGGCCGGGTCGGGGTCTGGGGCGAGTCGGCCGGTGCGCAGCTCGCCGCGCTCCTGGCCTTCGCCGGCAGCCGTCCGTATGCCGATCCGCACCTGGTCGGCGACCTCGGCGTCGGCTCCGGTCCCGTGGATACCCGGGCCGCGGTCCTGTTCTACGGGCCGGACCGGCTGGAGGAGTTCGCGGCAGACGACGGCGGCGCACCCTTCCTCGGCGCGGCGGCCTTCCAGGGCGATCCGGACGTGCTGCGCGCCATGGCACCGGCCGAGCACGTGCACGGCGCGGTCCCGCCGACCCTGCTCATGCACGGCGCCAGCGACGGGGTCGTCGGGGTGGAGCACAGCGAACGGCTGCACGCCGCCCTGCTGGGTGCCGGCGTCGACAGCACCCTGGAGATCACCCCGGGGGCCGACCACTGCTTCATCGGCACCCCCATCGGGCCGCACCTGGACAGGGCCGTCGCCCACCTGCGCCAGCACCTGCGCTAA
- a CDS encoding alpha-amylase family protein: MLTANDAPAYGRHGDGGAVGWVEHAIWWHVYPLGFTGAPIRPEHPGDAPERAPRLRRLLPWLDYAVDLGLNGLLLGPVFASASHGYDTLDYRRIDPRLGGDADFDDLVAACRERGLRLVLDGVFNHVGRDHPTLTRVLAEGPDSPDADLFAIEWDGADGPRPAVFEGHGGLVELDHRSRRTAEEVTGVIRHWLDRGADGWRLDAAYAVDPSFWARVLPQVRETHPEAWFVGEVIQGDYPAFVTSSGVDSVTQYELWKAIWSSLVDANFFELDAALTRHNGFLDTFTPQTFVGNHDVTRLASRVGPERVPLAVAVLLTVGGIPSVYYGDDQGYTGIKEERVGGDDQVRPAFPERPDDLSTLGAAVHRAHRELIGLRRRHPWLTTARTETLDLTNARIVYRVHARDGQHRLDVELDATAPSATVRDGAEVLWQVP; the protein is encoded by the coding sequence ATGCTGACGGCCAACGACGCGCCGGCATACGGTCGGCACGGGGACGGAGGTGCCGTGGGCTGGGTCGAGCACGCGATCTGGTGGCACGTCTACCCCCTCGGTTTCACCGGTGCACCGATCCGCCCCGAGCACCCCGGTGACGCACCGGAGCGGGCGCCGCGGCTGCGCCGCCTGCTCCCCTGGCTCGACTACGCCGTGGACCTCGGGCTGAACGGCCTGCTGCTCGGGCCGGTCTTCGCCTCCGCGAGCCACGGCTACGACACCCTGGACTACCGGCGGATCGACCCGCGCCTCGGCGGCGACGCCGACTTCGACGACCTGGTCGCCGCCTGCCGCGAGCGGGGACTGCGGCTGGTCCTGGACGGGGTCTTCAACCACGTCGGCCGCGATCACCCGACCCTCACCCGGGTGCTCGCGGAGGGTCCGGACTCCCCCGACGCCGACCTCTTCGCGATCGAGTGGGACGGCGCCGACGGTCCGCGACCGGCCGTCTTCGAGGGTCACGGCGGCCTGGTCGAGCTGGACCACCGGAGCCGGCGCACGGCCGAGGAGGTCACCGGCGTCATACGGCACTGGCTCGACCGCGGGGCGGACGGGTGGCGGCTGGACGCGGCCTACGCGGTCGACCCGTCCTTCTGGGCCCGGGTCCTCCCGCAGGTCCGGGAGACGCACCCCGAGGCCTGGTTCGTCGGCGAGGTGATCCAGGGCGACTACCCCGCATTCGTCACCTCCTCCGGCGTGGACTCGGTCACCCAGTACGAGTTGTGGAAGGCGATCTGGTCGAGCCTGGTCGATGCCAACTTCTTCGAGTTGGACGCAGCGCTGACCAGGCACAACGGGTTCCTGGACACCTTCACCCCGCAGACCTTCGTCGGCAACCACGACGTCACCCGGCTGGCCAGCAGGGTCGGTCCCGAGCGGGTACCGCTCGCCGTGGCCGTGCTGCTGACCGTGGGCGGCATCCCGTCGGTCTACTACGGCGACGACCAGGGCTACACGGGGATCAAGGAGGAGCGGGTCGGCGGCGACGACCAGGTCCGGCCCGCCTTCCCCGAGCGGCCGGATGACCTGTCCACCCTCGGCGCGGCCGTGCACCGCGCCCACCGCGAGCTGATCGGCCTGCGCCGGCGCCACCCCTGGCTCACCACCGCGCGCACCGAGACCCTGGACCTGACCAACGCCCGCATCGTCTACCGCGTGCACGCCCGCGACGGGCAGCACCGGCTCGACGTGGAGCTCGACGCCACGGCGCCGTCGGCCACCGTCCGGGACGGCGCCGAGGTGCTCTGGCAGGTGCCGTAG